The segment TGCCTATGCAAGGAGCAGTTACGCATCTTCAGAATTGTATTTGAATGGTGGATGGAACTCTATTACTTCCCAAGCAGTTGACATGGAGCAGTTAATCGAACGTGGAGAAATACCTGAAATAGCAGGTTCAGTAGATGAGGGGATTATTGTCACAACGGATTTTGCGAAATCAGAAGGAATAGCTATTGGCGACGAAATTCCGTTAGGTGTATATAATTTTGACCTACAGCAAGTTGAAGAAATTGCACCTTCAAAAGTGGTGGGGATTATTGAACCGAAAAATACGCATAGTGATGTGTATTTTGACTGGTCATCTGAAATTGTTCAATTACCTCCGTCTATTCACCTCCGAGATATTATGGTGCAAACTTCGGATATCGAGCAAACATTAAGTGAACTAAGCTTTCTACATGAGCGATGGCCGGCGTTGGCATTTTCAGACTATGACACATATACTGCGGAAATTGAACAGGTGTATTACCAACGTTGGAGCTTACTTATGGGTGTATTAATTGTGCTTGTAGTAGCCACTTGTTTAGGGGTCATTCAAACATTGCTCCATACGGTTTATGGCAAACGCACAGATTATGCAATCCAGCGTTTAATCGGGCTTACACCCAATGGGCTCATGAAGCTTATTTTATCGCAAGTGTTGTCATTCGTTTTATACGGGCTCGCTGTAGGTACACTTATTGGATTGGCATTTACGAAATTATTAGCACTCGTTGATCAAGGCTCGCCAATTCTCTTTGATTTTAGAATATTGCTTGGCGTGAGCGCATTCTTTTTATTTGCGGTCATCGTTATTTTTAGTGTACAAGGTTATTGGATTAGTAGAAAAACGTTGGCAAATGAATTAGTGGAGTAATATAGGCAGGATGTTTCGATTGTATTGGAGCATCCTGTTTTTTGTTATGTTTTATATAAATTCAACGACGCTTTGGGAACTATCCTGAAAATAAAATCCATAAATAAACATTTATGATATAATTTATAAAATAAATCTAACGAGAAGGAGGGGGATTTATGAGTTTTTATCGAAGAAGATTTTGGGTAATACTTTAATCTTTTGGATACTATTCATTTTATTAGGACCAATTGGATTTTATTTAGTTTTTATGGAACATGATTCAAAAGGTTTTTATTTTTTAATTTTAATGTGTGGTTTAATGATTCTTTTTGAAAGTGTTATATTTAAAAAATATAACAGATAAATAAAACATCCATAATTTTATTACTCATAACGTATACAAAACAAATCTAAATAACGCAGCAGTAGAATTTAATAAAAAGGGGGCAAATATTGATTAAGAAAAAACGAATTATTATCATAATAGTAATCATTGCTATAGGTTTATTTATATATATAATTAATGGTAATAGGGGGAAAATGGTTATTTATGAAGGTTTTCTAAATCTGTCTGAAATTGAATATCTAGAGGTTGTAGGAATTGATAATAAGTTACCTACTAAAATTACAGATACTGATGATATCCAAAGAATAATTCTTCTTCTTCAACAACTTAATGGACCCATAGAATTTGAACATATACCATCAGATGAAGCTTTGTTTGGATTAAGCATAGTCCTAAAAGAACATTATCCGAGTTCAGAAATTATAATTTATCAGGATAAAGTCTTTCATGGACAAGGAAGAAATGTATCTGAAGAACTTGTGAATGAATTGGTTGTAACTATTGAAAGTTCTTTTTAAGCCAACGGGTGTTTAGTGCAATAAGGATTTATAACGTATACAAAACTAAACCTAATAACGTTCTCAAATGCAAGCTTGGTAATATTTAAAACAGCGAAAAATACTGTTAAATCAGTGTTTGTCGTTGTTTTTTATAGAAAATAACACTCTGAGATGCTGCGATAAATAATTTTAAAGAAGACTGTTCGTTCCACTGGTTCTGAATGGGGATAACATATAAATAGAATCTCAATGAAATGTTACCAAGGGCACTTAGGGGCGTTTTAATTTAACCACCGTTACTTGTGGTAAAATTATATAAGGAGGGATGAGTGATGAAAATTAAATACTCTATAGTTGATGTTTTTTCACAAGGCAAATATACAGGAAATCAACTTGCAGTTTTTAAAAATGCTGAAAAAATTCCAGAGAATGAAATGCAACAAATAGCCAAGGAAATTAATTTTTCTGAGTCTACTTTTATCTTATCAAATATCAAAAAAGATAATGGCTATGACGTTCGAATTTTCACTCCTAATGAAGAGATTCCTTTTGCTGGACATCCGACTTTAGGAACTGCATATGTCATTCAAAATGAAATATTAGAAAGCCCCTGTGATAGACTCATTTTAAATTATAAAGCTGGACAGATTCCTGTTTCGTTCGATAATCAAGAAGAAATTATATGGATGAAACAAAATGAACCAACTTTTGGACAGGTTTTAGATGCAAATAAGGTTTCCGATGTTTTAAATATAGATAAAGATTCCATTGATAATAGATTTCCTATCCAGGAAGTTTCAACTGGACTTCCAGTAATTATTGTACCTTTAAAATCTTTAGAAGCAGTAAAAAATGTAAGAATAGATAGAGAAAAATACTTTGAATTAATTGAACATACTGATGCAAAAGGAATTATGGTTTTTTCTCCTGAAGCGTATAGTTCTGAAAATGATTTAAATGTTCGAGACTTTGCAGATTATTATGGTATTCCCGAAGACGCAGCTACTGGAAGTTCTAATGGATGTTTAGCATCTTTTTTAATTAAATATCGATATTTCCAAAGAGGAGAAATAGATGTTCGAGTAGAACAGGGGTATGAAATTAACAGACCTTCTTTATTGTTTTTAAAGGCAAGTGATGATAACGGGAGAATCAACATTTATGTAGGAGGTAAAGTAGAAAAAATTGCCCAGGGAGAATGGTTTTTATAATAATTTTTTCTTCAGCTAACGGTTACTTTAGTACAACAAGGATTTATAACGTATACAAAATAAACGTAAATAACGTTCCAAAACAAAAATTTGGGAGACACCAAAAGCCATGAAATGTTGTTAAATCAACGTTTCATGGCTTTTCTGCTAAACAATGTTTATACAGGACTATATACATTTCCTTCAAAAGCTAATCATAGCAATATTTTAGGGGTATTTGGAACACAGTTGCACTTTCGACTTTAATGAATAAAATTATGCATATTTATAACGTTGTAAATGCAGTATTATAACGCTCTATTTACAGCGCTCCTGTTGCTAACATTATATTTTCTGGAGCCGTACAACGTGATTTGAGGGATAATCACTGTAAATCAATCACAATCGGCTCTAAATCAATTTCAATATGCCCCTTACCATACATTAAGCTCGCAATTGCGACAGGTTGAATGATAAGCTCAGTAGCATCTTCATGAATTGCGCCAAAAGTGGTAGATCCTTCAAATGTTCGGTAGCCATCGGATGTTTTCCCGCCACCTCCAGTTCCCTCCATATATTGATTACCAAGATTATCTGTAATATTGAAAATAGGTGTTACTTCTTTCCACTTTTTTAGTAAGCTTTCTTGAACTTCTTGATTATAAGAAAGTATTGTTGAAACATTTGTGTATTCAATGGATTGAAGGGTAAAACTCACTTCTGAATTGGCAACTGTTTCATTCACAAGCTGTACGTTACCTGCTAAACGGTCAAGTGAAAAGGCAAATGACCAATCACCTTCGACCTCCATATTTGTAACCGTATTATAAAAAGCTTTAGGTTTCCATGTGACTTCAACAGTTTCAGGATAAACATCGTTTTTAAAACGAGGTGTGAAACTAGCAAGTCCTACATAACGATTATCACTTATTTTTGAGATGCGATCACTTCCACCTCTGCCACGAGCTCCAACAACATCAAACCAATGAGGTCCACGAACATGCATTAACTCGCCAAAATCATGTTCTGTTTCAATCGCATAGGATACGGTAATATTTGTCCCATCGTATACTGCACTGTCAATCATAACGGTCATACCACTACTTGTTTGCGCCAATCCAACCTCACTGGAGAACGTTTCAAAATTTGTAAATTGCTTATATTCATCATCAAAATAGCGAATGACATTGTCCATAAATGGTAGCTGTGATGCTATAGAAGGGAAGGCAAAGCTTGTTGCAGCTGTCGCACTAATAAGTAGGATGGCCGCTACGGAAATTTTGCGCCAAAGTGGTGTTTTCTTCCGTTTTTTTAGGACATGCTGTTTAACACGAGCTTTTTCCATGTTCGTTACTTCTTCTAATTCAAGCTGATCCACATCGAGCTCTATCCATTCTTTCATACTCATATTAATCGCTCCTTTAATTTTGGATTGGTCGCCAATACTTTTTTTCCACGGTATAACCGATTATCGACGGCAGCTTTTGTTAGTCCGAGTGAATGTGCAATCTCGCTATTGGATAGTTCTAAATAGTATTTCATCATAAAGATATTGCGATCGAGTTCTTCTAATTGACTGAGTGCAAATAAAATTTCGTTTTTCGCCTCTTTTTGTATAAGTCTCTGTTCGGTTTGCAAAGCACTCGCTGTTTGTTCAAGCGGCGCATCGGATTGCTCATTAACTCGCTGTTTTTCACTTTGGCGATAGCGATCAATTGCTTTATATTTCGTAATCATACTAAGCCACTTTTTGAAATCTTCAGGTTCTCCTTGAAATTGATTTGCATTTTGCCAGACGGCTAGAAAAACATCATTAATGCATTCATCAATATCTGAGCGCTTTTGATTGTGTAATATTTTCATCGAGATCGTTTTTACGAGTGGCATATATGCATCAATAATGTACTCAAGTGCATCTTCCTTTTGTTTTTTTAATCGCAAAATAAAATTTGCCGGTGTACTTTTCATTTATTTCGCTCCCTTTTCTATTGAAAAAGCCTTTTCACTTAATACAACGAGTGAATGTATAAATTATTCTCAAAAAGTAGATGGATTGATTAGTATAACGGATAGAAAGTTGAAAGTGATGGATAAAAATCAAAAAGTAATGGATAGAACCTCCAAAGTGCCGGATAGAACAAATTCAGGTCAGCCTCCAAGCGAATTTTCCCGGACACAAGCAGTAAATTCTGAATGAAAAAGCTTAATTAGTAAGTCAATATTGGTACAATTTTCTTCTTTTTCTTTAAATTATGTTTATTCTTTGTAACTTTCGGGCAACACTGGACGAAATTCACCAAATTATTACAGAGGAGGAGCATTATGTTGAAGTTTAAAGTTTTTTTTATCTTTGCAATTATTGCAATTTCGATGAATTCGGTAACATATGCAGCAATGGAATATCCTGCACCAATACATGATAACAATATTGCCGATATATATATCGATAAAGAAATGGGTTTATACGGTTGGAATAGGGATACTTTAGATTCGTCAGTCACCTTTAACGATGATTTAGTAGAAGAGGTTTATACCGTCGTTGAGGGAGATAATTTGTACCGCATTGCATTAGCGCATGATATTCCACTTGATTCACTCATAAGTCAAAATCAGTTAAACGACTATTTGATTTACCCTGGACAACAATTGAATGTAGAGGGTGAGGATGCAAATGGAATAACCGTTGAGGAAAATGAGCCAGAAAAGCAGGAGGAAATCATCGTAACGGTGAATAATCCACCACCTGCAGTAGAAGTAAAGGAGGAAGTAGAGCCCCCCGAACCTGACGTGGACTCTAAAGAAATGGTTGTGACCGCAACGGCATATACGGCTTATTGTACAGGCTGTTCTGGGACGACCGCTTACGGTATTGATTTGCGCGCCAATCCAAATCGAAAAGTAATCGCCGTTGATCCACGGGTCATTCCCCTTGGTACAAAGGTATGGGTGGAAGGTTACGGGGAAGCGATTGCTGGAGATACGGGTGGAGCTATTAAAGGAAATAAAATTGACGTATTTATTCCATCTTATGATAATGCGATGGCATGGGGCGTTAAAACGGTAAAGTTAAAAGTATTAAATTAACTCGCTTCATTGAAATGAATTGCGCTGTTACCTGCACAATGTAGGTAGCAGCATAATTCAAAAATTGAAGTAGACAGACAGATAGATAGCTGTGGAGTTTTTTAAATTATGTAACAATTCATTATGTTCCATTGAAGTTTACCCTTATTTTGTTAAAATGAAATAAAACAATGAGGGGGCTTTAAAATGGATTCAAAAAAAATTGGGTTTATCGGAACAGGCGTTATGGGTACAAGTATTGTTAAACATTTATTAAATGCAGGTCACGACGTAACGATTTATACACGGACTAGAAGTAAGGCGGATGTATTAATCTCACTCGGTGCGAAATGGGCTGCGACACCGGCAGAAGCGAGTAAGGAACAACAAATTATTTTTACAATGGTAGGCTATCCAGCTGATGTGGAAGAAGTATATAACGGGGAGAATGGTATTTTTTCATCTGTGGCATCAGGGGCGATTGTTGTGGATATGACAACATCAGAGCCAACATTAGCACAAAAACTATATATAAAAGCAAAAGAAATAGGCATACATAGTCTCGATGCACCTGTATCAGGTGGGGATGTTGGGGCGAAAAATGGTACTTTATCGTTAATGGTTGGGGGCGATGAGGAAATTTTCGAACAGCTAAAACCAATTTTTGAAGTGTTTGGTCAAAATATTATTTACCAGGGGCATGCAGGTGCGGGACAGCATACGAAAATGTGTAATCAAATTGCGATTGCATCTGGCATGATTGGCATTTGTGAATCGATGGCTTATGGCTTGCGTGCAGGTTTAAAAATGGAAGAAGTGTTGCGCTCGATTACTGCTGGTGCAGCTGGGTCATGGTCATTATCCAATTTAGCTCCACGTATTCTTAACGAAGATTTAGCCCCAGGTTTCTATATTAAACATATGATTAAAGATATGAAAATTGCACTAGATGAGGCGGAACGTATGAATTTACAACTACCGGGCTTAAGCTTAGCAAAATCAATGTATGACAAATTGTTAGAAGAAGGCTACGGGGAAAATGGTACACAAGCATTAATTAAGAACTATCGTTAATTGTACTATTTGATAGTATTTATCCCAATTTGTGTCACAAAACGTTTATATGAGATTTTAATCCCCTGTGATACAATGGATGTATATTAAACTTGGTAAATTGGAAGGAGTGGCATACTTTGGAGAACTCAAAAGGAATCTTACTAGAGAGTGGCACGAATGAACTAGAAATTGTTGAATTCGAAGTTGCTAATAATAAATTTGGTATTAATGTAATTAAAGTAAAGGAAATTATCCAGCCGATCCCCGTTACATTTATTCCGCATGTACACCCTCATGTGGAGGGCATTATTCAATTGCGCGGCGAGGTATTGCCGGTTGTAGATATGTTAAAGGTTTTAGGCATTCCAACGGACGTTCGCAGCCCACAGCAAAAATACATCGTAGCAGAGTTCAATAAACAACGCGTTGTATTCCATGTAGATAATGTCACGCAAATTCACCGTATTTCATGGGATCAGATTGAAAAACCGTCTGATATGTATCAAGGTGGCACATCTCAAGTAATCGGCGTTATTAAGCGTAATGATGAAATGATTTTATTATTAGACTTTGAACGTATTATGGTCGATATAAACCCAGAATCAAGCATTAGTGTGGATGCAGTTAAAAAGCTTGGTAAGCGTGAACGTACAGAGAAGAAAGTCGTAATTGCAGAAGATTCGCCTTTATTACGTAAACTGTTATTTGATACGATGAATGAGGCAGGCTATGTGAATACCGAGTTTTTCGAAAATGGACGGGATGCTTATGAATACTTAGAAACGCTTGTGAAAGCCGACAAAAACATTGAAAACCATGTACAAATGGTTGTAACTGATATTGAAATGCCGCAAATGGATGGTCACCATTTAACGAAAAAGATTAAAGAACATGCAGATTTGAAAAAATTACCGGTTATCATTTTCTCTAGCTTAATTACAGATGATTTACGTCATAAAGGTGATCAAGTTGGAGCAGAAGAACAAATTTCAAAACCTGAAATTGCCGAGTTAATTTTAAAAATGGATAAGTTAATTTTATAATTTAGCTGTAAATGAAAAAATGAAAAGTTAAGCCGGATACTTGAAAAAGTAATTCCGGCTTTTTTTGAAAAAACTGTATGATTTTGTGTTAAAAGTAATTTGATGTAATTATATTTCAGCAAGAGGTGACAGCGTAAAATGGAAAATTTAAAAACGGCCATTATCGATATTGGTTCCAACACCATTCGCTTAGTGTTATATTCATACGATAAAAATGAGGGCTTACGTGAATTTGGCAATATAAAAACAGTCGCACGTTTAAGAACGTATATTTTGCCCAGTGGTGAAATGTCTGAGGAAGGGATTCTTCTTTTAACGGATATATTGAATTCATTTAAGCTCATATTAGCTGATTATCGTGTAACCGATGTCAAAGCTGCCGCAACAGCTGCGGTAAGACAAGCGATCAACAACGCTGAAATCATTGCGCGAATGAAAGAAAAAACAGGCTTGTCCATCGATATTTTAAGCGAAGAAGAAGAAGCGTATTATGGATTTGTTGCAGTGGCAAATTCAATGGATACGCCTTCTGCTATTACAATTGATATTGGTGGGGGCTCCACAGAAATTACTGTATTTAAAAATAAAAAGTTGCAAAAAACAATTAGTTTTCCGTTTGGTACGGTCTCACTTATGCAAAAGTTCGTGCGTGGTACGATTATTAGTACAGATGAAAGGGAACAATTACGGAGCTTTGTCACCAATCAATTTTCGTCTGTAGAATGGATGAAAGAAATAAAATTGCCTGTCATTGCAATTGGGGGGAGTGCGCGAAATATCGCTCAAATCCATCAACAACAGATGGACTATCCACTATCTGGCGTTCACCAATACGAAATGAAATTAAATAACTTAGTGGACTTACAAAATCAATTAACAAAACTTACCTTTGAGGAATTGAAACAATTAGATGGTTTATCTTCGGACCGAGCAGATAGCATTGTTCTTGCATTAGAAGTTTTTATTGCGCTAATGACGGCTGTACATACAGATGTCATCCAAATTAGTAAAAAAGGGTTACGGGAAGGGCTTATCATTAGTCGTGTTTTACAGGAGAACCCACAAGCTTACGATAAGTATAATGTGTTTGATGACAACGCACGGCGGCTAGCGTTAACTTATAATCGTTCTGAGAAGGAAGTAGAGACGCTCGTTCAGTTAGCCTCGCAATTTTACGAGCAATGCTGTCAATTGAATTTACTGATCTATGAGGAAAATGATTTTCAGTTATTGAGAAGGGCGGCGCGTGTGTATGCTATTGGTGAATATATTGAGCTAGATTCTTCCAGTCAGCATACGTTCTATTTAATTTCAAATCAATCAATCAATGGTTTATCACATGTAGAGCGCGTGAAATTGGCATTATTAGCATCTTATAAAAACCGCGACTATTTCCAACGTTTTGCAGAGCCTTTTGAAACGTGGATTTCAAAGGATGACTTAAAAAAATTGCGGGATTTTGGCGCGATACTTAAGTTTGTGTATGCATTAAATATGACGAAACGAAATGTTGTAAAAAATATGGCAATGGAAAAAGTAGATGATCATATCCAGCTTGTGATTTCAACGAGTGAACGGGCGATTGCAGAATTCGCGCAAGCTGAAAAACAAAAAAAGCATATTGAGCGCGTATTTAAAAAAACAGTGCAACTAGTTTTCAATGAAGAAGGGCGGATTTAGTATGATGGCTAATATAGAAGAAAAGCGTGTTTCGAACCCAAATTTTCAATCAAACGATGAAGTAGCGAAATTGCAGTTATTAGAAGAAATTGCTAAACCTCAATATTATAATAACCGCGAGCTAAGTTGGTTAGCATTTAATGAGCGTGTATTAGAGGAAGCCGAGGATATTAATAATCCGCTATTAGAGCGCTTGAAGTTTTTAGCGATTTTCAGCTCGAATTTAGATGAATTTTTTATGGTTCGTGTTGCGGGTTTACAAGATCAAATTCGCGCAAACTTCCATAAACCTGAAAATAAATCGGGCTTAACGCCGAAAGAACAGCTAACGAAAATTGCGGAGCGAACACAAGCTTTAGTACGCCGTCAAACAGAAGTTTATCGCCATTTAGTTGATGATTTACTGCCACAGGAAAATGTGCATGTAAGAGATTTAAAACTACTTTCACCCGAGCAAAAAAGTTATATTAATGAATTATTTGAGGAAACGATTTTCCCAGTATTAACGCCAGTAGCAGTAGATGCTTATCGGCCATTCCCAACACTAATAGGACGCACATTAAATTTACTTGTCATGCTAGAAAACAATGGAATAGACAATGAAGGTATGGATAAAGTGGCGATTGTTCAAGTACCATCCGTGCTAGAACGTTTTATTAAAGTGCCTTCAGGGAATAATGAAACGGTGTATGTCTTGCTAGAAGATGTGATTTCTAACAATGTTAATCACTTATTTTTTGGGTATAAAGTGAAGTCAACACAGGCTTTCCGATTAACGCGTAATGCAGATTTAACGATTCACGAGGAAGGGGCACAAGATTTACTCGTTGAAATTGAAAAAGAGTTGAAGAAGCGTAAATGGGGCGTTGGTTCGCGCTTAGAAGTACGTGATGGTGAGATGAATGATGACGTTTTAGACTATTTATTAGATGAATTTGAAATTGAGGAATCGGATGTATTTAAAATTGATGGGCCACTTGATTTAACAGCGATGTTTGGGTTTGTTAAAGCGATTTCAGTTGGTAGAGAACATTTAGAATATGAAAGTTTTATCCCACAACCACCGCAAGACTTACAATCGGATGAAAATATTTTCGAAAAAACATTAATTCAAGATATCTTTTTCCACCATCCATTTGAATCTTTTGTACCGATTGTCGATTTTATTGCGGAGGCAGCAAAAGATCCAAGTGTGTTAGCGATTAAGCAAACATTGTATCGTGTTAGCGGGAATTCACCGATTATTCAGGCTTTAAAGCAAGCTGCTGAAAATGGCAAGCAAGTTACGGTATTAGTCGAATTGAAAGCACGTTTTGATGAAGAAAATAATGTGCACTGGGCAAAACAATTGGAGCAAGCGGGCTGTTTAGTCATTTACGGTATGAATAATTTGAAAACCCACTCTAAAATTACACTAGTAGTACGCCATCGTCATGGAAAAATTGAACGCTTTGTGCATCTAGGAACGGGAAATTACAATGATGCAACGGCTAAAATTTATACCGATATGGGGATTATTACTTCAAATAAGGAATTTGGTATTGATGCGACGAATTTCTTCAATTATTTAAGCGGGTATACAGAAAAGCCAAAATTCCATCATATCGTTGTCGCGCCTTTTGATATTCGCGATGAATTCATTCATTTAATAGATGAAGAGATTACTATGCATAAACAGCATGGCAATGGCTTTATTCGTGCGAAAATGAATTCTTTAACAGACAAGGATTTAATGATGAAGCTGTATGAAGCATCAATAGAAGGGGTGCAAATTGAATTAATTATTCGAGGGATTTGCTGCATTCGCCCAGGAATTGCGGGAATTAGTGAAAACATAACAGTGACGAGTATTGTCGGGCGTTTCCTAGAGCACTCACGTATATTTTGGTTCCATCATAATGGGGAAAATAAAGTGTTTTTATCGTCAGCAGATATGATGACGCGCAATATGATTAAACGTGTGGAAATTTTATTCCCCATCTATTCCCCAGACATAAAAAAACGGATTATGGGCATTATGGAAGCGCAATTAGAGGACAATCAAAAAGCGCGTATTCAAGATTCTAATGGAAAGTATCATTATAAAGAGGATCACAATAGTGACACGCGCATTAACAGCCAAGAAATATTTTTAATCGAGTCTTTAGGGACAATTGTAGAGGAATAAGAAAATCCCATTAAAAAGCGTGTTGCCAATTTGCATCTTAGGCACACGCTTTTTCTAATGAAGCTATTCTTGTTTTCTAAAATTAGAAACCTTTTTCAAATAATGAAGCCCACCGATTAATATAAATGCGCCAAAAAATTTGTACATAAGTGTTTGGAGTGATGCATGTTCAATTGTAATGGTCATAAAAAAGCAGCCTATAAAAATAATAATAAACCCTATGATTGAATTGATAATTTTCATAAGAGTACACCTCCCTCTGAATGAATCTGCCTTCCGATCTTCCTAATGATTTGCTATCGGTATACACCCCCTTAAAAATGAAAAGATGATTTGAAGTACAAATATTCAGAAACTTATAGGTATTTTTTGATTTTTGTAGTAAAATAGGGTAATGAATGGTTGTTCATTTTTGATAAAGGGGGATTTTGATGATGTTACAAAATAAGACGATTATTATTACAGGTGGATCAAGTGGGATGGGTCTTGGTATGGCGAAACAATTTGTAAAAGAAGGTGCGAATGTTGTTATTACAGGTCGCGATGAAGAACGTTTAGCCAATGCAAAACAGGAAATTTTAGCAAATGGTTCAACGATTGAAACATTCCAAATGGATGTACGCGATCCAGACCAAGCGCAGGCAATGGTTGATTTTGCAGTTGAAAAGTTTGGACGAGTAGATAGTTTAGTAAATAATGCAGCTGGGAACTTTTTAGTGCATGCAGAAAAGTTATCACCAAATGGATGGAAAGCAGTTATTGATATTGTATTAAATGGTACTTTTTATTGTTCGTCAGCAGTGGGGCGTTACTGGATTGAAAACGGCATTAAAGGATCCATGTTAAATATGGTGGCTACGTATGCTTGGGGCGCAGGAGCGGGAGTTATCCATTCTGCAGCTGCTAAAGCAGGGGTACTGTCCATTACAAGAACGCTTGCTGTTGAGTGGGGCGGACAATACGGCATTCGCGCTAATGCCATTGCTCCAGGACCAATTGAACGAACAGGTGGCGCGGATAAATTATGGGAGTCTGAAGAACAAGCGAAACGCACAATTAATTCTGTTCCATTACACCGTTTAGGAACACCAGAAGAAATTGCAGATTTGGCTGCGTTTATGCTATCAGACAAGGCAAGTTACTTAAATGGGGAATGTATTACGCTTGATGGCGGATCATGGTTAAATCAATTTCCGTTTTAACTTAATCTAATAGCCCTAAGGAATAATAATAATGGAAATGCCACATACTATTTGTACTGCAAAAGGGGGCGGTTTCAATAGGTATGTGGTTATACCCAACAATTTTTGTATGTGTCATTCTTTGTGTAGTAGGCTACTGGCTTACTGTACGAGTTGGCCACGGTATTGAGGAAAGTGGGCAAGAACGAGATTCGGATATTCCAGAGCCAATTATGGAGCATCCCTTTTTATTGAATCCAATAATTTTGTCGTACATCATTTTTGGTTTATTTACAGGATCGATTATCTTTTATTATTGGGCAAAAGGTTGATAAAACATACGTAACAAGACGGGAGATCCTTTTCGTTTTGTTGCGTTTTTCTTTTGAAGAGCATGGTATGAACTAGTACCTTACTCATTTT is part of the Solibacillus sp. FSL K6-1523 genome and harbors:
- a CDS encoding PhzF family phenazine biosynthesis protein; protein product: MMKIKYSIVDVFSQGKYTGNQLAVFKNAEKIPENEMQQIAKEINFSESTFILSNIKKDNGYDVRIFTPNEEIPFAGHPTLGTAYVIQNEILESPCDRLILNYKAGQIPVSFDNQEEIIWMKQNEPTFGQVLDANKVSDVLNIDKDSIDNRFPIQEVSTGLPVIIVPLKSLEAVKNVRIDREKYFELIEHTDAKGIMVFSPEAYSSENDLNVRDFADYYGIPEDAATGSSNGCLASFLIKYRYFQRGEIDVRVEQGYEINRPSLLFLKASDDNGRINIYVGGKVEKIAQGEWFL
- a CDS encoding DUF4179 domain-containing protein, producing the protein MSMKEWIELDVDQLELEEVTNMEKARVKQHVLKKRKKTPLWRKISVAAILLISATAATSFAFPSIASQLPFMDNVIRYFDDEYKQFTNFETFSSEVGLAQTSSGMTVMIDSAVYDGTNITVSYAIETEHDFGELMHVRGPHWFDVVGARGRGGSDRISKISDNRYVGLASFTPRFKNDVYPETVEVTWKPKAFYNTVTNMEVEGDWSFAFSLDRLAGNVQLVNETVANSEVSFTLQSIEYTNVSTILSYNQEVQESLLKKWKEVTPIFNITDNLGNQYMEGTGGGGKTSDGYRTFEGSTTFGAIHEDATELIIQPVAIASLMYGKGHIEIDLEPIVIDLQ
- a CDS encoding sigma-70 family RNA polymerase sigma factor, which gives rise to MKSTPANFILRLKKQKEDALEYIIDAYMPLVKTISMKILHNQKRSDIDECINDVFLAVWQNANQFQGEPEDFKKWLSMITKYKAIDRYRQSEKQRVNEQSDAPLEQTASALQTEQRLIQKEAKNEILFALSQLEELDRNIFMMKYYLELSNSEIAHSLGLTKAAVDNRLYRGKKVLATNPKLKERLI
- a CDS encoding 3D domain-containing protein, whose protein sequence is MKFKVFFIFAIIAISMNSVTYAAMEYPAPIHDNNIADIYIDKEMGLYGWNRDTLDSSVTFNDDLVEEVYTVVEGDNLYRIALAHDIPLDSLISQNQLNDYLIYPGQQLNVEGEDANGITVEENEPEKQEEIIVTVNNPPPAVEVKEEVEPPEPDVDSKEMVVTATAYTAYCTGCSGTTAYGIDLRANPNRKVIAVDPRVIPLGTKVWVEGYGEAIAGDTGGAIKGNKIDVFIPSYDNAMAWGVKTVKLKVLN
- a CDS encoding NAD(P)-dependent oxidoreductase, translated to MDSKKIGFIGTGVMGTSIVKHLLNAGHDVTIYTRTRSKADVLISLGAKWAATPAEASKEQQIIFTMVGYPADVEEVYNGENGIFSSVASGAIVVDMTTSEPTLAQKLYIKAKEIGIHSLDAPVSGGDVGAKNGTLSLMVGGDEEIFEQLKPIFEVFGQNIIYQGHAGAGQHTKMCNQIAIASGMIGICESMAYGLRAGLKMEEVLRSITAGAAGSWSLSNLAPRILNEDLAPGFYIKHMIKDMKIALDEAERMNLQLPGLSLAKSMYDKLLEEGYGENGTQALIKNYR
- a CDS encoding chemotaxis protein, which encodes MENSKGILLESGTNELEIVEFEVANNKFGINVIKVKEIIQPIPVTFIPHVHPHVEGIIQLRGEVLPVVDMLKVLGIPTDVRSPQQKYIVAEFNKQRVVFHVDNVTQIHRISWDQIEKPSDMYQGGTSQVIGVIKRNDEMILLLDFERIMVDINPESSISVDAVKKLGKRERTEKKVVIAEDSPLLRKLLFDTMNEAGYVNTEFFENGRDAYEYLETLVKADKNIENHVQMVVTDIEMPQMDGHHLTKKIKEHADLKKLPVIIFSSLITDDLRHKGDQVGAEEQISKPEIAELILKMDKLIL
- a CDS encoding Ppx/GppA phosphatase family protein; the encoded protein is MENLKTAIIDIGSNTIRLVLYSYDKNEGLREFGNIKTVARLRTYILPSGEMSEEGILLLTDILNSFKLILADYRVTDVKAAATAAVRQAINNAEIIARMKEKTGLSIDILSEEEEAYYGFVAVANSMDTPSAITIDIGGGSTEITVFKNKKLQKTISFPFGTVSLMQKFVRGTIISTDEREQLRSFVTNQFSSVEWMKEIKLPVIAIGGSARNIAQIHQQQMDYPLSGVHQYEMKLNNLVDLQNQLTKLTFEELKQLDGLSSDRADSIVLALEVFIALMTAVHTDVIQISKKGLREGLIISRVLQENPQAYDKYNVFDDNARRLALTYNRSEKEVETLVQLASQFYEQCCQLNLLIYEENDFQLLRRAARVYAIGEYIELDSSSQHTFYLISNQSINGLSHVERVKLALLASYKNRDYFQRFAEPFETWISKDDLKKLRDFGAILKFVYALNMTKRNVVKNMAMEKVDDHIQLVISTSERAIAEFAQAEKQKKHIERVFKKTVQLVFNEEGRI